CTCACAGACAGGCAGCCGGCCCCTCCTGGCCCCTTCCTGCTCTGTCCCCAAAGTCTCCCGAGCGCCCCCCGCTTTGCTTGGCCATTCTCCCATGGCCACTAGCTTCTTCCCTGCTGCCGGGGACGAAAAGAAAAAGGGTAACAGGGCAGGGGGGCACCCAACCCTCATGCTGGGTGGTCTGTCCCCCACCCTCAGTGGTAAGGGCTCAGGGCAGGCTCTTAGCTGGCCACTCTCTGGTAGAAGTAGATGTAGCCCAGGTCCTTGGGCGGCTTCTCAGAGGCACACACTTTCTGGTCATTGTAGATCACCCatctggggaagggggtgggggaaaaggATGAACAACCCGGGCATTCTCAACTCAGTCTCTCTGACGTGGCCCCTGGAGTTGACCCTGGTGACTCTGGGGCAAAGGCTCGCCCCAACATTCTCTGCCTCGGTCCCCAAACCTACAGTCCAGCTGCCACCTGTCTCAAGGGAACGTCCTAATCTCACAGGGTCATTCCTACTCTACTCGGTGTCTTCAGACCCTGTGGTATCTTTACAGCCACCTGCACCCATTCCTTTTAGgtagggatcagcaaactttgtCTGTCAAGGGCCAGACAGGAAATGTTTCAGGTTTTGCAGGCCATCCGGTCTgacacaactactcagcctgcatgTTGCAGCGTGAAAAGAGCCACAGGCAATACATAAACGAGTAAGTGTGGCCATGCTTgtaaaagctttatttataaaagcaagtGGCGGGATTCAGCCCTTGGGCCCTAGGTTTGCCCATCTCTGCCGTCAGGCTTTCTGCCAATTTCTGGTGAATTTGCGCCATCACCAGGCAATGCCTTGTTGTCCCTCACAAATATTCTAGGACTTCCAGGatgcccctccccatccccagaaACACCGCCCCATTCAAAAGGCACGTGCTGTCCCCTCACCTGCCTTCCTTCTTGACGTGGCATACGTAGTGACCACACATGGTTGAGGTGCCCATGTGACTAATGAAGGCGAAGAGCTGATACtctagggagggagggggaggggaggagacagtGAGGGCGGATGCATCCAGCAGCTCACACCCAGGACGGGATTTCAGGGAGTGTGGATCAGCCCCCGCCCGTCCTGTTTCCTGGGGACACTCACTTCCAGGACCGTCCCGGACTTTAGGTCCCACCGGTATGGACTCGGAGATGGAGTCGGCAGCTGAGCGGCCCTCGGAGATGTCCATGGCAGCTTCCGCGTCCAGGTCGTCTATGTGACTGAAGATCCAGTCCACAGCCCGTTCTAAACTATTAttctgggagaggagggaagcgttactttttattttttagcaaagTCAGGGTCAAGAAAGCCCCCAGTGAAGGCCTCTGCTCCCTTATCACAGCCACTAAAGGGCAGAGCCCCAGACTGGCCGTACCACACAGGTCATCCTCGGTCTTGCTCACGAGGGATGGAACCTCGCTCCCACCCGCTTCTTCCCACAGGTCCCGCCCTCATCTGGGGGCGCCCATACCGTGGCCCGCAGGGCTTTCAGGGCCTGGTCCCGGGAGAAGCCCATGGAGACGATGGTGGTCACACAGTCCTCTGGCGGGGGGTCAGCTGCGGCGCTTGTGGAGCCGGGCCCACTGGAGCCAGGCAGGATAAGGGGGTTTGCAAAATCTGCAGATGTGAAGGGGTTGAAGTGTTTGCGGGAGGGTGCTGGCCCTGCCTGCTCACCAccccccagctccccagctcTGCTTACCTGGATCATCCATGTGCGACATGACCCAGTTCATGGCGGCCTCGGCCCCGCTGTTGCCCGTGTAGTAGACGGCTTTGCGGCAGGCGTCCATCGGGAAGCCCATCTCCACCAGCTGGATGATGACCGATTCATCCAACATGGGCGCTGTTGGCGGAGAAGCGCGGGCACAGGGGCCTGACTCCTTGGGccactccctgcccctcctcGCTCCCACAGTCCACCCCCAGCCCTCTTCCAGCCACCCGTTCCATGTGTTTTTCCTCCATGGCCTGGCACCTTATTCCAGAACTAAAATGACAAAACGACATCACGTGTGGCCAGCAGTATCCTCAAGGTACAGAACTGAGGCTAGAGGTCCCCCGGGGAGCCCCTTCCTTGCCCATTCTTTCAGAACAGGCCATTTCTGGAATATGATAACCTGCCCCCGCCCCCTACCCAACTCGAGGTGAACGAGGGCAGAGGCCATTAGCCAGCCACACAGAGGATGCGGCTGGGGGTGTTCTATTGGTCCTCACGTCCATCAAGAGGGCAGAGGAAATTtgaaagggaggacaggagaaACACAATGGACAGGGACAAGGGGAGGCAGGCAGAGAAGACCCCCATCAGCAAGGGAAAGAGACAGGCAGGAAGAAGAGTCACTAACATGTCGGAGAGGAGAAGTGAGGGGAGCAGAAGGAGTCTTCGTCTTCGTTGCCATAGAAACCAAGGCTACCTTTGGGCTCATCCGGAGTGACCAGGGGTGGGGCAATGTCGGGCAGCTCCTCCTCTCCAGGCTGCAGCCCTGTGCCCCTCAGCTGGGAGATGTCGAGCTCCTCTGGCATCTCGATGGATACATCTGCAAGTGGAACAGCAGGACAGAGGTCCCCTCAGCAGCTCCCCGAGGCCCTCTGGGTATAAGCACTCCAGGGAGCTCaagcccctgcccccatcctgctCTGTGGTAAGATGCTGCTCAGAGCAGGACCCACTGCAGGGTTCTCAGTGTAATAAACATCATCACGGGCCGGGGTTCAGGAGACCAGGATTCCAGTCCCGGATCTACCAGCAACGAGCCACAAGCCAGGAAGGGGCCTCCGAATGCACCACAGAATGACTCTGTACTTCCGCGGGGCTCGACTTATCTAGGAAATGAAGTTAATTCTGCAGTTCGCAGAGTCATCAGGGGCCTGTAAGGCCCGTGAAAAACTGCTTCAAGATTATCATATGAAAGCATCTTACCAATTACATAAAACTATGAAGATAACTTTCGGTTTTAGGTCGTAACTATAAAATCGAAGAAGTGTTCAACAACAAGATCCTACCGTACGGCACAGcaaactgtattcagtatcttatgataaaccataatggaaaagaatatgaaaaaaaaggcatgtgtatatataactgaatcaccttgctgtacagcagtaattaacacaacgttgtaagtcaactacacttcaattaaaaaatgtagtgaaaaaagtaaaaaatcaaaGAAGTCTTAATGTTTTTAGTCAGCGCTTTTCAAACTAGACACATTTTGAAACATCTAAGGTAATGTTTCCCCTTTCGGAGGGAAGTTGGAGAAGCATTAGTTGACGTGTTAAGGCCCCCTCTTTTTCTAGCACTTTCTGCTTTGCCTCCCTCGCTCGTCCCAGCCACCATACCCAGTTTCTTGGGCACCCAGTCTAAGCCGAAGGTGAACTTCTTGATCTGGATGACCAGGTAGTCAGGGAATGAGGCAAATCGCGTGGTCCTAGGGAAGAGAGAACGTCCTGGTACCCAGAGAACCTCTCCTGAAAGCCCCACCCCGGGTTCAGCCTGTCATGGATAGAAGCCCTAACAGCCCAGAAGACACTCCATATTCTTTTCTTGCCCTGGTCAGGCATGAAGAGCATCTGTAGCCACGGAGAAGCAGAAGCcggggaagtggggggggggggggggggggggggcggggggcgtctCACGGGCATGGATTTCATGGCTGAAATCCCAGCAACCAGAGACTCTTTCACATCTCAAGTTCATGCCCAATGATGGGTTAGCAAAGAGTAAGATCATATACTGGAAGTTTCAATTCTGTCCACGACTGTCACTGAGTGCCTGTGCTTTGCCGGGATTGGGGAAGTGAGCGGAGAGAGGCTGCCCTGGAAACTGATTCCATCCCAAGAGAGACGAGGGACTGGTAGGGGCAGGTCAAGGTAGCGTGTCGCAATTATCCGAGTCCCCTCCTGCTGGggcctcctggaccggggcaccaGCCTCAGCTGACACAAGTCTGAGATTCTGACCACAAAGGGACTCGAGAATGCAAAAAAAAGGCTGACAGCATCTTTGGGTTTACGCTGACACGGGCCCGGACCCACAGGACTTACTTTACGGCTACTGATTTGGCCTGCAGGGCCGTGCTCCAGAAGTCATCTACCTGCTCGGGGGCCCCATAGGCCTCCAGGCAGGAACTGAAGGGCACCTGGGCCCGAACAAGTTCTGGCAGTGGCAGCTTCTCCTCTTCGGCTTGCCGCTTCTTCTCCTCATACTCCAGGAGCTCCTCTGGTGACAGAATCAGTGGGTGGGTCCTTCAGAGGGGGCTGCCTCTTTCCCCCCTGAGCCTCTCCCTACTGGCGCTGCGTCCACGACAACCTCAGCTCCTCCACCTCTCCAAACCTACCGGACACACGTCCGTCTGTGATCTTGCCTCTTTCTCAACACAGCTCTGCTGACCAGCTGCAGGCAAGGTTAATCCCACCTGCCCCCAACAGCCCCGCCTCGGCCCTCTGGCTGCGGAGCAGGGCGGACCACGGGCTCTGCTTCTGTAAGGCACCCAAGCACTGCTCCCAGGCCTCAGCCTCCACCTCCAGGCCCCGCTGGGAGAGCAGAGTGCCCACCTTTGTTCAGGGCCGCGTCCATGGGCACAGGCAGCTGCATGATGTAGTCCACTCGCTGGGTGTACTTCACCTTCTCTGTTGCCAGGCACTTGATCttttcctccaccaggaagcggaACACTTCATTAGGATTTTCAGAGCTCCGGCAATTCCTCTACGGGGaagaggcagggtggggaggtcTGGGCAGCCAGGCACTGGGATGGGAGCCTAAAAGAGTCACTGGGGGGTcagggagagaggggagtggAAGAGAGACGACCACGAAGAGGGGCAGGGATGCCAGAGCAGAGCAGAAGCCTTCCCTAATCAACCCCGCCGGTTCTGGCCCATCCGGGCACGGGGGGACTGCGTGGCGAAGTGTCTGTACTTTCTAAGTGCTAAGCGCATCCTCCGTTAGGCTGCGAGCCCAGCGACCGTAAGGGTCGCTCCTTTGCCGCGCTTCTCAGGTGCAGACGCTCCTCGCAGGGAAAGCTCAGGGAGCGAAGGCTGTGGGGtcccagggctgggagtgggTTAGGGCTGACAGGAAAGAATGGGCagcaaggagaagggagggaccTGAATCACAGGCAGACAGCAGGTGTGTGAAGAGCGCCCTCACCTCCACCATGTTGATAAGGTGAAGGAAGAACTCTTGGGCATCCTGCTGCCGGTTGGTGGAGAACTCGGGGTGACCCTTGCCAATGAGGGCCTTGAACATCCGAGGGGCGATGCCATCTTGGACGTCCTAGGCAGAGCCAGGGCGGCGATTCAGCTGGGGCCCGAGAGGCCACCAAGTGGCCTTCTTTAGACACCTCCCGGATCTCAGTTTGCCCACAATTCCAGAGCCTGGAAGGGATGGAGGCCCAGACTCACCTTCTGTTCCGGCGCCTGCTCCCCGTCGCTCGACTCTGGTGCTGGCTTGGAATACTCTCCCGAGAGAAGGCCATGGCCCAGCTTGGCCCTGCGTTGACATCCAAGAGAACCACTCAGCTTCTGTCTGACACCCATCTACACCTCATCCTCCCCAACTCAACCCCTGCTCAAAGCCCCCTTCGACAACTCTCTTAAATGTGAAAAACCTTAGATTCCATGGGAACCCAACTCAAGGCAGACAGCGTGCCCAGCAGGCAGTCATCTGAGAGCCTCTAGCTGGCCGGGGGTTAAACAGCCTCTAGCTGGCCGGGGGCTAAACTGCCTCTAGCTGGTGGGGGGCTGAACTGCTGTCCACTCCAGGGGGTCATGGAGGAGCGAGAAGGCGCACAGGACTGGCTACATACACCTGGGTGCTGAAGTCCTGGGTCGGGTCCGTCGGGGCGTTCTGGAAGATCTTCTCCAGCTTATCCACGTATCTGAGAGCAAAGGGAAGGGTCATTGGAGGGGCTTTGGCCCAGCcccagaggaaaagggaagggactAATTATCTACCAGCTCAGGGAACAGGTTCcctccagagaggggaggcaCGCAGTTGACCCTTGGGGTCCACTTCTTTCCAGCAACCTGCCCTCCCTCCCGTTTCCAACTCAGTCGGCATGCAGGGCACTCCAGCCCCTCCCTGACAGAgagttgggggaagggagaagacagCCCAGGAGAAGGATAAATACGGTTCATATTCTTTGAACAGAACGTGTCAATGTGTTCTAAGTTTTCACGTGTGTACCAGGCCTTCCCAATTAGACAGTAAACTCACTTATGCTGAGAACCTGCCTTTCTTCTATCGTCACGTCCTTAGCCCTCCCCCATGCCCAAACGCTCCATGTATCTGTTAGGTGCTCACCTGATGTCACTGACCTAAAATAAAGACCACCTGCTCGCCCTTGAGTCAGTCAGGAGGGCTCGGGGGGGCCCTGGGGTTGGGCGTCTGGCCCCACCAGTGGGTTTGTGTGTGGCCGGGTTGATGGTGATGCAGCCCTAGAACCTGCTCCCCTCGCAGTGTACCAGGAACTAAGACTGAGCTAGAACAGAGGTCCTGAGAGCAGCCAAAGGAGGGTGCCTGGAGGCCAGCAGCCAGGGGAGGAGCGGGCGTCAGGGGCGCAGAGCCCAGGGGCCGGCCTGGGGGAGAGGGCAGCACTCACTTCCTCTGGAAGTCGGGGATGCTGAAGAGCACCTGGACCACCGAGTTGAGGTAGCAGCTGTTGCCCAAGTTGCGGATGCCTGTGTAGCCGGGCCCGAACAGGGGCTTGAGCGGCACCCCCGACTCCTGGATCAGCTCCCACTCGCCGATGCGCTGGTTCATGTCTATCTCCAACTCCGTCATCGTCTTGTCCGTCTGCACGGGAAGGGGCACCTCAGACAGGctaaggaacacagccctgcgtCTTTTCCGTTCTCTCACTTGGTCTAGGACGAGAGCCAGCTGGAGCCTGGAATGTGCTGAATTACAGGCTCTGGCACGGGAGGCCCATTGGGTATCCTCCAGTGCAAGTTCCGGAAGGCCACAGACAACTGTCCCAGGGGCCCGTTAGGCAGCAGGCCTCTGCCCAAATGAGGGGATGAAACGAACTCAACCCCCCCGAGCTAAAGCATGTATCCGTGCTGAAGCACCCCTTCTCACCCTCAGATCACCCAAGCATCACTTCCTCAGGGCCATTTCCTCCATCCCCTGGACTAGGCGGCCCCCTGGAAACTCCTGCACACCCCCCCCAGTCTGCAGTTACTCCAGTAATCTGATCAATGCCTGCCTCTCATCCGGAATACAAGCCTATGAGAGCGAGGACCACCCCGTCTCATTTGCAGTGAGCagcacatagtaggggctcagGAGTAGTCAG
This genomic stretch from Phocoena phocoena chromosome 11, mPhoPho1.1, whole genome shotgun sequence harbors:
- the USP5 gene encoding ubiquitin carboxyl-terminal hydrolase 5 isoform X4 codes for the protein MAELSEEALLSVLPTIRVPKAGDRVHKDECAFSFDTPKEEDTTAGTGDPPRKKPTRLAIGVEGGFELNEEKYEYDEDVKIVILPDYLEIARDGLGGLPDIVRDRVTSAVEALLSADSASRKQEVQAWDGEVRQVSKHAFDVKQLDSPARVPPCGWKCSKCDMRENLWLNLTDGSILCGRRYFDGSGGNNHAVEHYRETGYPLAVKLGTITPDGADVYSYDEDDMVLDPNLAEHLSHFGIDMLKMQKTDKTMTELEIDMNQRIGEWELIQESGVPLKPLFGPGYTGIRNLGNSCYLNSVVQVLFSIPDFQRKYVDKLEKIFQNAPTDPTQDFSTQVAKLGHGLLSGEYSKPAPESSDGEQAPEQKDVQDGIAPRMFKALIGKGHPEFSTNRQQDAQEFFLHLINMVERNCRSSENPNEVFRFLVEEKIKCLATEKVKYTQRVDYIMQLPVPMDAALNKEELLEYEEKKRQAEEEKLPLPELVRAQVPFSSCLEAYGAPEQVDDFWSTALQAKSVAVKTTRFASFPDYLVIQIKKFTFGLDWVPKKLDVSIEMPEELDISQLRGTGLQPGEEELPDIAPPLVTPDEPKAPMLDESVIIQLVEMGFPMDACRKAVYYTGNSGAEAAMNWVMSHMDDPDFANPLILPGSSGPGSTSAAADPPPEDCVTTIVSMGFSRDQALKALRATNNSLERAVDWIFSHIDDLDAEAAMDISEGRSAADSISESIPVGPKVRDGPGKYQLFAFISHMGTSTMCGHYVCHVKKEGRWVIYNDQKVCASEKPPKDLGYIYFYQRVAS
- the USP5 gene encoding ubiquitin carboxyl-terminal hydrolase 5 isoform X3; translated protein: MAELSEEALLSVLPTIRVPKAGDRVHKDECAFSFDTPKEEDTTAGTGDPPRKKPTRLAIGVEGGFELNEEKYEYDEDVKIVILPDYLEIARDGLGGLPDIVRDRVTSAVEALLSADSASRKQEVQAWDGEVRQVSKHAFDVKQLDSPARVPPCGWKCSKCDMRENLWLNLTDGSILCGRRYFDGSGGNNHAVEHYRETGYPLAVKLGTITPDGADVYSYDEDDMVLDPNLAEHLSHFGIDMLKMQKTDKTMTELEIDMNQRIGEWELIQESGVPLKPLFGPGYTGIRNLGNSCYLNSVVQVLFSIPDFQRKYVDKLEKIFQNAPTDPTQDFSTQVAKLGHGLLSGEYSKPAPESSDGEQAPEQKDVQDGIAPRMFKALIGKGHPEFSTNRQQDAQEFFLHLINMVERNCRSSENPNEVFRFLVEEKIKCLATEKVKYTQRVDYIMQLPVPMDAALNKEELLEYEEKKRQAEEEKLPLPELVRAQVPFSSCLEAYGAPEQVDDFWSTALQAKSVAVKTTRFASFPDYLVIQIKKFTFGLDWVPKKLDVSIEMPEELDISQLRGTGLQPGEEELPDIAPPLVTPDEPKGSLGFYGNEDEDSFCSPHFSSPTSPMLDESVIIQLVEMGFPMDACRKAVYYTGNSGAEAAMNWVMSHMDDPDFANPLILPGSSGPGSTSAAADPPPEDCVTTIVSMGFSRDQALKALRATNNSLERAVDWIFSHIDDLDAEAAMDISEGRSAADSISESIPVGPKVRDGPGKYQLFAFISHMGTSTMCGHYVCHVKKEGRWVIYNDQKVCASEKPPKDLGYIYFYQRVAS
- the USP5 gene encoding ubiquitin carboxyl-terminal hydrolase 5 isoform X2; the encoded protein is MAELSEEALLSVLPTIRVPKAGDRVHKDECAFSFDTPESEGGLYICMNTFLGFGKQYVERHFNKTGQRVYLHLRRTRRPKEEDTTAGTGDPPRKKPTRLAIGVEGGFELNEEKYEYDEDVKIVILPDYLEIARDGLGGLPDIVRDRVTSAVEALLSADSASRKQEVQAWDGEVRQVSKHAFDVKQLDSPARVPPCGWKCSKCDMRENLWLNLTDGSILCGRRYFDGSGGNNHAVEHYRETGYPLAVKLGTITPDGADVYSYDEDDMVLDPNLAEHLSHFGIDMLKMQKTDKTMTELEIDMNQRIGEWELIQESGVPLKPLFGPGYTGIRNLGNSCYLNSVVQVLFSIPDFQRKAKLGHGLLSGEYSKPAPESSDGEQAPEQKDVQDGIAPRMFKALIGKGHPEFSTNRQQDAQEFFLHLINMVERNCRSSENPNEVFRFLVEEKIKCLATEKVKYTQRVDYIMQLPVPMDAALNKEELLEYEEKKRQAEEEKLPLPELVRAQVPFSSCLEAYGAPEQVDDFWSTALQAKSVAVKTTRFASFPDYLVIQIKKFTFGLDWVPKKLDVSIEMPEELDISQLRGTGLQPGEEELPDIAPPLVTPDEPKGSLGFYGNEDEDSFCSPHFSSPTSPMLDESVIIQLVEMGFPMDACRKAVYYTGNSGAEAAMNWVMSHMDDPDFANPLILPGSSGPGSTSAAADPPPEDCVTTIVSMGFSRDQALKALRATNNSLERAVDWIFSHIDDLDAEAAMDISEGRSAADSISESIPVGPKVRDGPGKYQLFAFISHMGTSTMCGHYVCHVKKEGRWVIYNDQKVCASEKPPKDLGYIYFYQRVAS
- the USP5 gene encoding ubiquitin carboxyl-terminal hydrolase 5 isoform X1, which codes for MAELSEEALLSVLPTIRVPKAGDRVHKDECAFSFDTPESEGGLYICMNTFLGFGKQYVERHFNKTGQRVYLHLRRTRRPKEEDTTAGTGDPPRKKPTRLAIGVEGGFELNEEKYEYDEDVKIVILPDYLEIARDGLGGLPDIVRDRVTSAVEALLSADSASRKQEVQAWDGEVRQVSKHAFDVKQLDSPARVPPCGWKCSKCDMRENLWLNLTDGSILCGRRYFDGSGGNNHAVEHYRETGYPLAVKLGTITPDGADVYSYDEDDMVLDPNLAEHLSHFGIDMLKMQKTDKTMTELEIDMNQRIGEWELIQESGVPLKPLFGPGYTGIRNLGNSCYLNSVVQVLFSIPDFQRKYVDKLEKIFQNAPTDPTQDFSTQVAKLGHGLLSGEYSKPAPESSDGEQAPEQKDVQDGIAPRMFKALIGKGHPEFSTNRQQDAQEFFLHLINMVERNCRSSENPNEVFRFLVEEKIKCLATEKVKYTQRVDYIMQLPVPMDAALNKEELLEYEEKKRQAEEEKLPLPELVRAQVPFSSCLEAYGAPEQVDDFWSTALQAKSVAVKTTRFASFPDYLVIQIKKFTFGLDWVPKKLDVSIEMPEELDISQLRGTGLQPGEEELPDIAPPLVTPDEPKAPMLDESVIIQLVEMGFPMDACRKAVYYTGNSGAEAAMNWVMSHMDDPDFANPLILPGSSGPGSTSAAADPPPEDCVTTIVSMGFSRDQALKALRATNNSLERAVDWIFSHIDDLDAEAAMDISEGRSAADSISESIPVGPKVRDGPGKYQLFAFISHMGTSTMCGHYVCHVKKEGRWVIYNDQKVCASEKPPKDLGYIYFYQRVAS